A window of the Polaribacter sp. HaHaR_3_91 genome harbors these coding sequences:
- the sufC gene encoding Fe-S cluster assembly ATPase SufC translates to MLKIENLQASIDNKSILKGLNLEVKAGEVHAIMGPNGAGKSTLANIIAGKEDYEVTAGTIELNGEDISELAPEERAHNGVFLSFQYPVEIPGVSVTNFIKTAINETRKAKGLEDMPAKDMLKMIREKSELLEIDRKFLSRSLNEGFSGGEKKRNEIFQMAMLEPKLAILDETDSGLDIDALRIVANGVNKLKSKDNAVIVITHYQRLLDYIVPDFVHVLHDGKIVKSGDASLALELEAKGYDWIKQELV, encoded by the coding sequence ATGTTAAAAATAGAAAATTTACAAGCGAGTATTGATAATAAATCAATTTTAAAAGGATTGAATTTAGAAGTAAAAGCAGGTGAAGTACATGCCATAATGGGACCTAATGGTGCTGGTAAAAGTACTTTAGCTAATATTATTGCCGGTAAAGAAGATTATGAAGTTACTGCTGGTACAATTGAGTTAAATGGAGAAGATATTAGCGAATTAGCACCAGAAGAAAGAGCACATAACGGTGTGTTTCTATCTTTTCAGTATCCTGTAGAAATTCCTGGAGTTTCTGTAACAAACTTTATTAAAACTGCTATTAACGAAACTCGTAAAGCAAAAGGTTTAGAAGACATGCCTGCAAAAGACATGTTAAAAATGATCAGAGAAAAATCTGAATTATTAGAAATAGACCGTAAATTTTTATCTCGTTCTTTAAACGAAGGTTTTTCTGGAGGGGAAAAGAAACGTAACGAAATTTTTCAAATGGCAATGTTAGAGCCTAAATTAGCTATTCTAGATGAAACTGACTCTGGTTTAGATATTGATGCTTTACGTATTGTTGCAAACGGAGTAAATAAATTAAAATCTAAAGACAACGCTGTAATTGTAATTACACACTACCAACGTTTATTAGATTATATCGTACCAGATTTTGTACACGTTTTACACGATGGTAAGATAGTAAAAAGTGGAGATGCTTCTTTAGCTTTAGAATTAGAAGCAAAAGGATACGACTGGATTAAACAAGAATTAGTTTAA
- a CDS encoding serine hydrolase, translating into MKIFKRILLLILIAIVGVVIYNYPKLNLLAGYSAKNMASSVFVAERTLEFTDTTDNNFSPVNLASDAIDLENKNATSSAFGLLSRKAIYREGLGAVLTLEESDETADYLVPKRLEADNNTPYPYGNAPQIDTIFANLDYDKIDESVDLLFDPTNKTRAVLVVYKDQIVSEKYADGFHKESKFLGWSMTKSLLSTVFGIMENQGGINVFGKAPIDSWQNDERKKITINNLLQMNSGLEWDENYGEISDATKMLFLERDMTKMQENKPLVGTPNESWNYSSGTSNLLSGILRTYFKTHQEYLDFWYINFIDKIGMNSMVLEADLSGNYVGSSYSWATARDWSKFGLLYLKNGNWNEEELFTKDWVNYITTPTPGSNGTYGAQFWLNAENDFKDVPKNMYYADGFQGQRVYVLPDQEMVIVRFGLKNFDENTFLKGVIESIK; encoded by the coding sequence ATGAAAATTTTTAAACGGATTCTACTTTTGATATTGATTGCTATAGTTGGTGTTGTTATTTACAACTATCCAAAATTGAATCTCTTGGCTGGTTATTCGGCTAAAAACATGGCTTCATCTGTTTTTGTTGCGGAGAGAACTCTAGAGTTTACAGACACTACAGACAATAATTTTTCTCCAGTTAATTTGGCTTCTGATGCAATTGATTTAGAAAATAAAAATGCAACGTCTTCTGCTTTTGGCTTGTTAAGCAGAAAAGCTATTTATAGAGAAGGTTTAGGAGCTGTTTTAACCTTAGAAGAAAGCGATGAAACTGCAGATTATTTAGTTCCTAAAAGATTAGAAGCAGATAATAATACACCTTACCCTTATGGAAACGCCCCACAAATAGATACTATTTTTGCAAATTTAGATTATGATAAAATTGATGAATCTGTAGATTTATTATTTGATCCTACCAATAAAACAAGAGCTGTTTTGGTTGTTTATAAAGATCAAATTGTTTCAGAAAAATATGCAGACGGATTTCATAAAGAGTCAAAATTTTTAGGCTGGTCTATGACAAAGAGTTTGTTAAGTACTGTATTTGGTATTATGGAAAATCAAGGTGGAATTAATGTGTTTGGCAAAGCTCCAATTGATTCTTGGCAAAATGATGAACGTAAAAAGATTACCATCAATAATTTATTACAAATGAATTCTGGTTTAGAATGGGATGAGAATTATGGGGAAATTTCTGATGCGACTAAAATGTTGTTTCTAGAAAGAGATATGACCAAGATGCAAGAAAATAAGCCTTTGGTTGGTACCCCAAACGAAAGTTGGAATTACTCTTCTGGAACCTCTAATCTATTATCAGGTATTTTAAGAACTTACTTTAAAACGCATCAAGAATATTTAGACTTTTGGTATATCAACTTTATTGATAAAATAGGGATGAACTCTATGGTCTTAGAAGCCGATTTGAGCGGAAATTACGTAGGTTCTTCTTATTCTTGGGCAACTGCAAGAGATTGGTCTAAATTTGGTCTTTTATACCTTAAAAACGGAAATTGGAATGAAGAAGAGCTGTTTACTAAAGATTGGGTTAACTATATAACAACACCAACGCCTGGTTCTAACGGAACTTATGGTGCGCAGTTTTGGCTAAATGCAGAAAATGATTTTAAGGACGTGCCTAAAAACATGTATTATGCAGATGGTTTTCAAGGACAAAGAGTGTATGTTTTACCAGATCAAGAAATGGTAATTGTCCGTTTTGGTTTAAAGAATTTTGATGAAAATACTTTTTTAAAGGGTGTGATTGAGTCAATTAAATAA
- a CDS encoding four helix bundle protein yields the protein MATIRRFEDLEIWQLARKLAQQVIFISKNTDLKNDYRFKDQIKASSGSVMDNIAEGFERDGNLEFRQYLSIAKGSAGEVRSQSYRLFDSEYISEEKLNDLIIECEHLSKKIANFISYLNKRDFKGTKFK from the coding sequence TTGGCTACTATAAGAAGATTCGAAGATTTAGAAATATGGCAACTAGCTAGAAAATTAGCTCAGCAAGTTATTTTTATTTCTAAAAATACTGATTTGAAAAACGACTATCGTTTTAAAGATCAAATTAAAGCTTCTTCTGGTTCAGTAATGGATAACATTGCTGAAGGTTTTGAAAGAGATGGAAATTTAGAGTTTAGACAATATTTATCAATTGCAAAAGGTTCTGCTGGAGAAGTTCGTTCACAATCTTACAGACTCTTTGATTCGGAATATATTTCTGAAGAAAAATTAAACGATTTAATTATTGAGTGTGAACATTTGAGTAAAAAAATAGCAAATTTTATCAGCTATTTAAATAAAAGAGATTTTAAAGGAACTAAGTTCAAGTAG
- the sufD gene encoding Fe-S cluster assembly protein SufD, whose product MELKDKIVSSYVAFENDVDINSEIHNIRTKALQNFETLGFPTKKLEEWKYTSLNSILKQDYSIFPNKENNVEFADVKQYFIHDIDTYKIIFIDGKYSSFLSDVTHDGKDICLLSSAISKAKYSPVIENYFNKIAKQDNLTSLNTAFANEGAYIYIPRNVEVEKPIQIINFTTGSEAATMIQPRNLIVVEENAHVQIIERHQSLTDNAVLSNVVTEVFAAKNSTVDIYKIQNDKINASLVDNTYIEQKTNSVVSVHTFSFGGNITRNNLNFYQRGEHMDSILKGITIIEGKQHVDHHTLVHHIEPNCESHQDYKGIFDERSTGVFNGKVIVNKEAQKTNAYQQNNNVLISDKATINAKPQLEIFADDVKCSHGCTIGQLDDDALFYMQQRGIPKKEGKALLMFAFANTVLESVKIPEVKQRITKLIAEKLNVNIGFDL is encoded by the coding sequence ATGGAATTAAAAGATAAAATAGTATCATCTTATGTTGCTTTTGAAAATGATGTAGATATCAATTCAGAAATACATAACATACGTACAAAAGCATTACAAAATTTTGAAACATTAGGGTTTCCTACCAAAAAATTGGAAGAATGGAAATACACTTCTTTAAACTCAATTTTAAAACAAGATTATAGTATTTTCCCTAACAAAGAAAATAACGTTGAATTTGCGGATGTAAAACAGTATTTTATTCATGATATTGACACCTATAAAATTATTTTTATAGACGGAAAATACAGTTCTTTCCTTTCTGATGTAACGCATGATGGAAAAGATATTTGTTTACTTTCTTCAGCAATATCAAAAGCTAAATATAGCCCTGTTATAGAAAACTACTTCAATAAAATTGCAAAACAAGATAATTTAACCTCGTTAAATACTGCGTTTGCCAATGAAGGAGCTTACATTTATATTCCTAGAAATGTAGAGGTAGAAAAGCCTATTCAGATTATTAATTTTACAACAGGTTCGGAAGCTGCTACAATGATACAGCCAAGAAACTTAATTGTTGTAGAAGAAAATGCACACGTTCAAATTATAGAGCGTCACCAAAGTTTAACAGACAACGCTGTGTTGTCTAATGTTGTAACTGAGGTCTTTGCAGCTAAAAACTCTACGGTAGACATTTATAAAATTCAGAATGATAAGATAAATGCTTCTCTAGTAGATAATACCTACATAGAACAAAAAACGAACAGCGTTGTTTCTGTACATACATTCTCTTTTGGAGGAAATATCACCAGAAATAATTTAAATTTCTATCAACGTGGAGAACATATGGACTCTATCTTAAAAGGAATTACAATTATTGAAGGAAAACAACATGTAGATCACCACACTTTGGTACATCATATAGAACCAAATTGTGAATCTCACCAAGATTATAAAGGTATTTTTGACGAGCGCTCTACCGGTGTTTTTAACGGTAAAGTAATTGTAAATAAAGAAGCTCAAAAAACAAATGCATACCAACAAAACAACAATGTTTTAATTAGTGATAAAGCAACGATTAATGCAAAACCACAATTAGAAATTTTTGCTGATGATGTAAAATGTTCTCACGGTTGTACTATTGGTCAATTAGATGATGATGCATTATTTTACATGCAACAACGTGGTATTCCTAAAAAAGAAGGTAAAGCATTGTTAATGTTTGCTTTTGCAAATACGGTTTTAGAAAGCGTTAAAATACCAGAGGTAAAACAACGTATTACCAAATTAATTGCAGAAAAACTAAACGTAAATATTGGTTTCGATTTGTAA
- a CDS encoding aminotransferase class V-fold PLP-dependent enzyme — protein sequence MINVDKIRADFPILKRTVHGKPLVYFDNAATSQTPQVVIDAIVDYYSNYNANIHRGVHTLSQEATDKYEQARIKIQHHFNAKEAYEIILTAGTTDSINRVAAGFASLLNTGDEIIVSALEHHSNIVPWQMLCEKTGAILKVIPMIEDGSLNMEAYHNLLNDKTKLVFCNHVSNALGTINPIEEIINAAHKVNAAVLIDGAQATPHIKPDVQALNVDFYVASAHKLCGPTGVGMLYGKQEWLEKLPPYQGGGEMIATVTFEKTTYAGLPHKFEAGTPNICGGIAFGAAIDYLNAIGFDAIAEYEHELLEYGTQELLKIEGLKIFGTTKDKTAVISFNINDIHPYDIGSILDKLGIAVRTGHHCAQPIMDFYKIPGTIRASFSFYNTKEEIDVFVSGVKRAVMMLS from the coding sequence ATGATAAATGTTGATAAAATTAGAGCAGATTTTCCAATTCTAAAAAGAACCGTTCACGGAAAACCTTTAGTCTATTTTGATAATGCTGCTACTTCTCAAACACCACAAGTTGTTATTGATGCAATTGTAGATTATTACAGTAACTACAACGCTAATATTCACAGAGGAGTACATACTTTAAGTCAGGAAGCGACAGATAAATATGAACAAGCGCGTATTAAAATTCAGCATCATTTTAATGCAAAAGAAGCGTATGAGATTATTCTAACTGCTGGTACAACAGACAGTATTAATAGAGTTGCTGCTGGTTTTGCATCACTTTTAAACACAGGCGACGAAATTATTGTTTCTGCTTTAGAACACCATTCTAATATTGTGCCTTGGCAAATGTTATGCGAAAAAACAGGAGCTATTTTAAAAGTCATTCCAATGATAGAGGATGGTTCTTTAAACATGGAGGCATATCATAATTTATTGAATGATAAAACAAAATTAGTTTTCTGTAACCACGTTTCTAATGCATTGGGAACTATAAACCCAATTGAAGAAATTATTAACGCTGCACATAAGGTAAATGCTGCTGTTTTAATTGATGGAGCTCAGGCTACACCCCACATAAAACCAGATGTACAGGCATTAAATGTTGATTTTTATGTGGCTTCTGCTCACAAATTATGTGGTCCAACAGGTGTTGGAATGTTATACGGAAAACAAGAATGGTTAGAAAAACTACCTCCTTACCAAGGTGGTGGAGAAATGATTGCTACCGTAACTTTTGAGAAAACTACGTATGCAGGCTTGCCTCATAAATTTGAAGCAGGAACCCCAAATATTTGTGGAGGAATTGCTTTTGGAGCAGCTATAGATTATCTAAATGCTATTGGTTTTGATGCTATCGCTGAATACGAACATGAGCTTTTAGAGTACGGAACACAAGAACTTTTAAAAATTGAAGGCCTAAAAATTTTCGGAACTACAAAAGACAAAACAGCTGTAATTTCTTTTAATATAAACGATATTCATCCGTATGATATTGGTTCTATATTAGATAAATTAGGAATTGCTGTAAGAACGGGTCATCATTGTGCACAACCAATTATGGACTTCTATAAAATACCCGGAACTATTAGAGCTTCTTTCTCATTCTATAACACAAAAGAAGAGATTGATGTTTTCGTTAGCGGAGTTAAAAGAGCTGTAATGATGTTATCTTAA
- a CDS encoding ATP-binding cassette domain-containing protein, translating to MIQTQEELIENALLYFKRGDFSLGYRTLLDASLNTDSTEIFIKVLDFVEKYENESSDDKSSLLLLFTECCNQLKKIKIEFKNLVGTTILKADNITKDYNKGRFVLGPVNIELKKGDIFGLVGENGNGKTTLLTVLASLNKVSAGSLEYSFSSKNKDAYDVLSKLVYIPQRTAVWYGKVLDNLKFTLVHYGVKGKKNDLLVLMMVARFGLWKYKDLKWSELSSGYKMRFELARTMLRKPEIILLDEPLANLDILAQQIILEDLKMMSKSPVNPIAMVFSSQQLYEVEKISDEVIYLRNGKPSNELNIAEKTAKQLIIELDATNSREELETVFKELNLEKLEFNGGVYILYFKDEITFNNVLNTIASHQLNVTYIRDISKSTRRFFVY from the coding sequence ATGATACAAACACAAGAGGAATTAATAGAGAATGCACTTTTATATTTTAAGAGAGGCGATTTTTCTTTAGGTTATAGAACGCTTTTAGATGCTTCTTTAAACACAGATTCTACAGAAATATTTATCAAAGTATTAGACTTTGTAGAAAAATATGAAAATGAAAGTAGTGATGATAAATCGTCATTACTTTTGTTGTTTACAGAATGCTGTAATCAACTAAAAAAGATAAAAATTGAATTTAAAAACTTAGTTGGTACAACAATTTTAAAGGCAGATAACATTACCAAAGATTATAACAAAGGTCGTTTTGTTTTAGGACCTGTAAATATCGAATTGAAAAAAGGAGATATTTTTGGTTTGGTTGGTGAAAATGGAAATGGAAAAACAACGCTATTAACGGTGTTGGCTTCTTTAAATAAAGTATCTGCAGGTAGTTTAGAGTATTCTTTTTCATCAAAAAATAAAGACGCTTACGATGTGTTGTCTAAATTGGTTTACATACCGCAGAGAACGGCTGTTTGGTATGGTAAAGTTTTAGATAATTTAAAATTTACGTTGGTACATTATGGTGTAAAAGGTAAAAAAAATGATTTACTAGTTTTAATGATGGTTGCCCGGTTTGGTCTTTGGAAATACAAAGATTTAAAATGGAGCGAACTTTCTTCTGGATATAAAATGCGTTTTGAGTTGGCAAGAACAATGTTACGCAAGCCAGAAATTATTTTATTAGATGAGCCGTTGGCAAACTTAGATATTTTGGCACAACAAATTATCTTAGAAGATTTAAAGATGATGTCTAAATCTCCTGTAAACCCAATTGCAATGGTGTTTTCTTCTCAGCAATTATATGAGGTAGAAAAAATTTCTGATGAGGTTATTTATTTAAGAAATGGTAAACCTTCTAATGAGTTAAATATTGCAGAAAAAACAGCAAAGCAATTAATTATAGAATTAGATGCAACCAACTCTAGAGAAGAATTAGAAACTGTTTTTAAAGAACTGAATTTAGAAAAGCTAGAGTTTAATGGAGGTGTTTATATCTTGTACTTTAAGGATGAAATTACATTTAATAATGTGCTAAATACGATTGCAAGTCATCAATTAAATGTAACGTATATTAGAGATATTTCTAAATCTACCAGACGCTTTTTTGTGTATTAA